A window from Urocitellus parryii isolate mUroPar1 chromosome 1, mUroPar1.hap1, whole genome shotgun sequence encodes these proteins:
- the Htr2b gene encoding 5-hydroxytryptamine receptor 2B yields the protein MALSYRMSEQSRIPEHVLQSLLDHLISSNQSGLQTESIPEEMKQIVEEQGNKLRWAALLILVVIIPTIGGNILVILAVSLEKKLQYATNYFLMSLAVADLLVGLFVMPIALLTIMFEAMWPLPLVLCPAWLFLDVLFSTASIMHLCAISVDRYIAIKKPIQANQYNSRATAFIKITVVWLISIGIAIPVPIKGIDTDLHNPNNITCELTKERFGNFMLFGSMAAFFTPLGIMIVTYFLTIQALQRKAYWVKNKPPQRLTWLTVSTVFQRDETPCSSPEKVAMLYGSRQDKTVPNSSEETLMRRMSTVGKKSAQTISNEQRASKVLGIVFFLFLLMWCPFFITNITLALCDSCNQTTLKMLLEIFVWIGYISSGVNPLVYTLFNKTFRDAFGRYITCNYRATKSIKTLRKCSGKLYFQNAMAENSKFFTKHGIRNGISPAMYQSPVRLRSSTIQSSSIILLDTLLLTENEGDKTEEQVSYV from the exons ATGGCTCTCTCTTATAGAATGTCTGAACAAAGCAGAATTCCTGAGCATGTTCTGCAGAGTTTACTGGATCACTTAATCTCTTCTAACCAGTCTGGATTACAGACAGAATCAATACCAGAGGAAATGAAACAGATTGTTGAAGAACAAGGAAATAAACTGCGCTGGGCAGCTCTTCTGATACTAGTGGTGATAATCCCCACAATTGGTGGAAACATCCTTGTTATTCTGGCTGTTTCACTGGAGAAGAAGCTACAGTATGCTACCAATTACTTTCTAATGTCCTTGGCGGTGGCTGACTTGCTGGTTGGATTATTTGTGATGCCAATTGCCCTCTTGACAATAATGTTTG aggCTATGTGGCCCCTCCCACTAGTTCTGTGTCCTGCCTGGTTATTTCTTGACGTTCTCTTTTCAACTGCATCCATCATGCATCTCTGTGCCATTTCAGTGGATCGTTACATAGCCATCAAAAAGCCAATCCAGGCCAATCAATATAACTCCAGAGCTACCGCGTTTATCAAGATTACAGTGGTGTGGTTAATTTCAATAG GCATTGCCATTCCAGTACCCATTAAAGGCATAGACACTGATTTGCATAACCCAAACAATATTACTTGTGAGCTGACTAAGGAACGATTTGGCAATTTCATGCTCTTTGGCTCAATGGCTGCCTTCTTCACACCTCTTGGGATCATGATTGTCACCTACTTTCTTACTATCCAAGCGTTACAGAGGAAAGCTTATTGGGTCAAAAACAAGCCACCTCAACGCCTAACATGGCTGACTGTGTCCACAGTTTTCCAAAGGGATGAAACACCTTGCTCATCACCTGAAAAGGTGGCAATGTTGTATGGTTCTCGTCAGGACAAGACTGTGCCCAACTCAAGTGAAGAAACACTTATGCGACGAATGTCTACAGTTGGAAAAAAGTCAGCACAAACAATTTCCAATGAACAAAGAGCTTCGAAGGTCCTTGGaattgtgtttttcctttttttgctcaTGTGGTGTCccttttttattacaaatattactTTAGCTTTGTGTGATTCCTGTAACCAAACTACTCTTAAAATGCTCCTGGAGATATTTGTATGGATCGGCTACATTTCTTCAGGGGTAAATCCTCTTGTCTACACCCTCTTCAATAAGACATTTCGGGATGCATTTGGCCGATACATCACCTGTAATTACAGGGCTACAAAGTCTATAAAAACTCTGCGAAAATGCTCTGGTAAGCTCTACTTCCAGAATGCAATGGCAGAGAACTCTAAATTTTTCACGAAACATGGAATTCGAAATGGGATTAGTCCTGCCATGTACCAGAGCCCAGTGAGGCTCCGAAGTTCCACCATTCAGTCTTCATCAATCATTCTACTGGATACACTCCTCCTCACTGAAAATGAAGGTGACAAAACTGAAGAGCAAGTCAGTTATGTATAG